The genomic stretch GGCCTGGAGGGGTTTTTATTGCTGACCCATAATTCAAAGGGATCAAAATAAAAAGCCACAATTGGGTTTGGGCTGTATGGCCTTCTGGCAGGTGGTCCAGGTCAAGGCTTTTGTGTACCAGCTGTCTCCCTAtcttctctctctttctctcttgGCCTTGATTAAATACTATGGCTTCTCTGACATCTTCATTGACACAGTTGAGTTGTATCCCTAATGGACGAAATATTTTAGGGTCTTTTTCTATGGAGAAGAATTCGAGATAGCTTCTCAAGTCTCCagataagaataaaacaaattgtttcctTCTTAAAGCATTTCAAACATCTTTATGGGATGctgaattgaatttttatcacATTGTTTAGCCTTTTGTACTATGATAATGTATTATTGTGTTGTGTTAGTTATTCATTTTCACTATTTCAAATAAGACTTTCTTAAACTTATGTAATCTGACTGTAGATATTAGGACTTCAGAGAATACACTAAGAActtgtaagtttttataaaaacacatttaaagtgTGGAAGtctaaaaaaatactacacaTTTATGGCAAGGGAggcatttttttacatatatacatttatcatgtttttctacatttattttaaggtaaaataataatgtaaattttgggATTTCTGGATTAAGTTTTTAAGAAACCTTTATGgaacatttgtattaataattttttagtgtgatttgaaaaggaaacaaaaaacATAGCTTAGGTTCTAGGatcctaaataaattttataatcaatttatgAACTTTCCATGTTTGTGTACTTAGGCACCTGACATTGGAGCTGAGCTCACAGGCGGCTGCTATGGATTTGCAGCAAAGTTCATGCACTGGCCAGAAGACCTGATTGTAGGAGGTGCAAAGAGAAACAAGACTGGTCATTTACAAAAGTACGTAGAAAAGTGTATCTATATAATTCAACTTAGTTTTATTCCTCCATTATCaaagttcaaaattatatttagtcaaaggttaaataaattgtattttacttttggaAACATTGTACAAgtagtttgaattatttaaattgtttactacAATAAAAGTCTACTGctgtataaattatttagaatctCTTTGCTTTTCACCACATTATTTGATCTTAACATATTTGGATACTTTCAGGGCACATGCTCTGCAGACCGTAATTCAGCTGATGGGAGAGAAGGAGCTGTTCGAGTTCTGGTCTGAGACATACAAAGTACACCACGTGGCTTGGAGTCAGGAGAAGGCAGCCCTTGTCCTAGAAACCTGGCAGAGGAGGTTCTCCGAGGTAGGGCTACTGACTCATtagtatacattttgaaacattttaaatgtatactacaataaaataatcattgttgTCTTACTATGAGTTAGTTATTGCCATGATATGTAcacatatgtgtgtgtatattcATGTATACAATGTGTTGaaaaaagggtgtcacaaactaaTGTGactgatagtattcatcatttcaaacacaaaatgttctattaatataaatcaagaaatgtgttgtttagctgctagccgacattttgtgttaaaaaaaactctagAACTAATAAAGCTGTAGTTACCATACTTTGCAAATAGGTAaaggaaaaacaaacaaaattgtgtgacttgcattaatattaacaaaatggcaaaAGTTGAAACTGTTTAAAGtcatataacaaaaaaatcagtattgttataaaatacttacaagacaccaaatgttttgtagttttttcacaatttcaaaattttttccaaGAAATCCGTCAACGCTTAAACaagcatgaccactttaaagaCAAGGTTGCAAATACAGAGAGCAACTAACATTTTGTTAGTTGAAAGGcatcaatcagctgttttgacatgTTTGGTAACTGTAGCTTTACTAATTCCAGAGacaattctttttataaacaattaaaatagtggCTAaacagcatatttcttgacctacaAAACCTATAGGACTTTGAAATTATGAGTATTATCATCTACAAAAGTTTGTGACATTTTCTGAACACCttgcaaattattaaatatatatgtgcaTCATATTTGAGTGTTCTTCATTCAgtttgtcattaaataaatatgtttttgcaGGAAGTAAAAAGGCACATGAGTGGAGAGGCCTCACCATCGATACTTGCAAATTACAACATATTTGCTTTCTCAACGGCAACTTTAAATGATATCCTATGCAAATTTTCTGAACCTAACTTCATCAAAGTGGCTATCGCATATGTGTGTATGGTGAGTGTTTTTATTGTACCCGTAGTCATTGAAAGTATTTAGTTAGTCTACTAATAAATAAGcttcaaaaattgtattagttcCAAGGTATAATGAGAGATTTGTATGTTCACAGCTTGTGTATGCAAGCATCTCACTGAGCAGGTGGCAAGAGCCTCTCAGGTCACAGCTGTCAGTTGGCATCGCTGGCATCCTTCTAGTCACCGTCACTGTGGCGGCCGGTCTCGGCTTGTGCGCTGTGCTGGGCATCGCGTTCAATGCCACCACCACACAAATTGTTCCGTTCCTTGCACTTGGGCTCGGCATCGACAATATGTTCCTACTTACCTACACCTATGCCGAACAGAGCAACAATGAATCACATTTTGACGTGAGTTGAAATAAACTTTCAGCAGGTGTAAATTATAAACTTACTTCTTTTCTTTTGTATActtagtataatattaaattacattgacATCATCAATCAGCATTGTAATTTAGTATGgttggatttaaattttaattaaaatttttaccatgTAAATTCATTAGAGTATTACAGATATTAAAAAAGTCTTGTTGAATTGGAGCATTTACAGCaaaattatattcttagtaattgtattaaaatgaacAGAACTCCTGCTGGGGAATAATTTGAGTTAAAAGGACATTTCCCTTATGTTTTAGGAGCAGATTGGAGTACTATTAAAAAAGACTGGTCTGGGGATGCTGCTGTCCTCTCTCAGTAAGGTACTGACATTCCTTGTGGCAGCATTGGTGCCGATTCCTGCCTTGCGGGTGTTCTCCCTGCAAGCCACCATCTTGTCGTTGTTTCACCTCGGGACAATGCTACTTGTCTTTCCAGCTGTTCTGAGCCTTGACCTGAAAAGACGACGTGCAGGACGATCAGATGTGTTGTGTTGCTGTTTACCCTCACCCACTACACCACGCAAGCATCAGACATCGGAGAAACTGCAGACCATCACACGTGCACTTCCACCCGACCGGCAGCAAACTGTGACATCAGTTGTGGCTCCTGCTTCTGCCACAGCGGTCAGTTGTACTTCCTATAATAGagttaaatgttcaaaaataggGTTTTTCCATAACAGTAATGTTATGGAAAAGTTCAAAGTTATAAATCAATACATATATctggttaaattatttttataatatttttggttaGGCTACATTGAGTTTTACTCTTTTttctgaattatatatatatatatatatatatatatatatatatatatatatttttttaattttagtgtttatcATTCAATCCTTTCCTGGTCAAATAGTCCAGAGACAGAAGGGCATAGGTGATTACATTATCTTTTTTCTGCATAGAAATTATTTGGAAATTCAGTTAggtaaagaacatttttttcctcttgtttgattttattgttattgttcattATTCCCTCGTTAAATTGTcgtttttgcatttttcaataTTGTAGTGTTAATAGTGTATATTTGTTTATGCATAAATGATTGTagtaaaatatggtaaaaatttaCGTTTGTTTAACACGAAactgatatttacaattttttactaattaatctaaaaataaaaactaaaatctaagCTTTTGATGATTCTGGAATGAATTGCATCAGAAAATGGAGTTGTTGTGATTACCCATTTCTGTTTTGACTAGAAGAGAATCAATTTAGTTACATAATGATCAACATGAAAAGTTATAGTtgattttcatttgaaaaatgtgTTGCAGAGTGATGGCTGGGGAGGGTCAACACACGAGTTGCTAGACAAGCCCAAATCACTAATGGAGTCTCTAGTGGGTGACAACTGTGGGTGGCGTGGCTTTGGCAGCTGGTACGCACATTATCTGCTGTCGCCACCTGTCAAGTTTGTTGCTGTCGTCAGCATGCTGGCAGCGCTAGTAGCCAGTGTGTGGGGTGTCACCAAGCTGACGGATGGGCTGGACCTCACCGACATTGTGCCGTACGGAACAACGGAGAACTCATTCCTGGCCGCACAGGGACGCTACTTTGGCTTCTATAACATGTATGCTGTCACTGGTCGGGACTTTGAGTACCCGACCAATCAACGACTGCTGTACGAGTACCATGAGGCATTCATGAGAGTGCAGAGTGTCATTAAGAATGACAACGGAGGACTCCCAGAGTTCTGGTTGGGGCTTTTCAGAGACTGGCTTATTGGTGAgcatacatattaatataaactcatgaaataaaattactgctTCATcttattttgaatgaaaataattaagatctgaaaatttattaataaagagtGATAAGATTACAGatcaatttgaattaattaagttcagtaaattataaaaaataaatagtctaattttggttatatttttggttttctgATTCACGGaggtaaatttatttgttttatgaaagattgaaaaacataaaatttttgcttggtatttatttatttttttattttaattagatgcagtataagttattatatatatctgaattaattacattttaaattacttatttattcacaatattaatgaaacattttgttaaataggtCTACAAAAGGCGTTTGACAGGGATTGGAAAAATGGCTGCATTGTGCAAGAATGGTGGTTCAAGAATGCCAGCTACGAGGGTATTTTGGCCTACAAGCTGTTGGTGCAGACTGGTCATGTGGACAACCCCATAGACAGGTCACAGGTCACACAGATGAGGCTTGTGGACAACGATGGGATTATAAATCCAAAGGCCTTCTACAACTACTTGTCAGCTTGGGTTACCAATGACGCCCTTGCCTATGGAGCATCCCAAGCCAACCTCCGCCCGGAGCCGAAAGAGTGGTACCACGTGCCGTCAGACTTTGAACTAAAAATACCAAAATCGGCACCTTTAGTTTATACCCAGTTGCCGTTTTATCTTCACGGTTTGAGTGACACAACAGAAATCACAAAAGCGATAAGACAAGTGAGAGACTTGTGTCAGAGGTTTGAAGCGAGAGGACTTCCAAACTTTCCTTCGGGAATTCCATTTTTATTCTGGGAACAGTATTTGATGCTGAGACAGACACTGGGGATCGCGCTACTCGGTGCATTGGCAGCAGTGTTTGTGGTCGTGTCAGTGTTATTAGTGAATGTGCGGGCCGCGGTGGTGGTAACGGTGTCGATTGCCGCAATGGTCCTGCAACTCCTTGGACTCATGGGAGCATTAGGGATCAAACTGAGTGCTATACCTGCAGTGCTGCTCATCATCTCAGTGGGCATCGGAGCTCACTTCACCGTTCACATCTGTGTGGTAAGTTTTTCCTCCTCACAATACTGTTTCTTTTATGTAGGAGCTATGGCAGATAAGTTACTATATGTAGCAAATGCATTTAAAAAGGAATCAAAgcttaaaattcaatataaactgTCAGATATTTCTGttctttcatttatattttgaaaattaattcagCATAGTACATGTAGATACTTTAAATAACGTAGATACATAGTTATTGCTGTCATTtgattaaaatgaacaatttaaaactgtttagaaTGATTTTACATGTTTAGGCCAGATACTTAATTtctaatctatataaaatatgCTGATTTTGATAGCTTAATCTGTTTAAGAATCGTAGTGTGAAGAACTGGTTTAAAGGATAGTAATAAAGGATACATATTTGTTATGACAATACATTTCATTAGAATTAAACATCACAAATGAAATTGATACTATATAAGTAGAAAACAGAAACGTGAAGATAATTATAAACAGATATTTGGCGTATTGTGGAGTAGTGTAACATGTGGGACTGGTGTTTGAGACATTCTTTGTGTTATATCTAGCACATAAACTTATGTGTGTAGGTCACCTTATAAGAAAAACTATACTTTAGAACTGAGTGCTGGTGGGGATGACCAGGAGCATGAGTACAGACGTGTCTCGTATTGTGGAGTAGTGTAACATGTGGGACTGGTGTTTGAGACATTCTTTGTGTTATATCTAGCACATAAACTTATGTGTGTAGGTCACCTTATAAGAAAAACTATACTTTAGAACTGAGTGCTGGTGGGGATGACCAGGAGCATGAGTACAGACGTGTCTCGTATTGTGGAGTAGTGTAACATGTGGGACTGGTGTTTGAGACATTCTTTGTGTTATATCTAGCACATAAACTTATGTGTGTAGGTCACCTTATAAGAAAAACTATACTTTAGAACTGAGTGCTGGTGGGGATGACCAGGAGCATGAGTACAGACGTGTCTCGTATTGTGGAGTAGTGTAACATGTGGGACTGGTGTTTGAGACATTCTTTGTGTTATATCTAGCACATAAACTTATGTGTGTAGGTCACCTTATAAGAAAAACTATACTTTAGAACTGAGTGCTGGTGGGGATGACCAGGAGCATGAGTACAGACGTGTCTCGTATTGTGGAGTAGTGTAACATGTGGGACTGGTGTTTGAGACATTCTTTGTGTTATATCTAGCACATAAACTTATGTGTGTAGGTCACCTTATaagaaaaaactatactttaGAACTGAGTGCTGGTGGGGATGACCAGGAGCATGAGTACAGACGTGTCTCGTATTGTGGAGTAGTGTAACATGTGGGACTGGTGTTTGAGACATTCTTTGTGTTATATCTAGCACATAAACTTATGTGTGTAGGTCACCTTATAAGAAAAACTATACTTTAGAACTGAGTGCTGGTGGGGATGACCAGGAGCATGAGTACAGACATGTCTAGTCCTCTCAAGGCTTCTTAGGGCAATGTAAATCTCACAATACTGACTACCAGATTAGACAAGTAAAACAGTACAAAAACCAAGACAGAATATTGACAACTCATAGAAGAACtagtctaataattttaaaaatcaatctagatttttaatt from Homalodisca vitripennis isolate AUS2020 chromosome 2, UT_GWSS_2.1, whole genome shotgun sequence encodes the following:
- the LOC124354611 gene encoding protein patched isoform X1, with the translated sequence MVCEQMRHTSDLYVRTSWLDAALALSQIDKGKAEGRRTALWFRARLQSQLFQLGCFLHRHAGKVLFVAILVLSSFCVGLKSAVIHSRAEQLWVEEGGRLETELRYSQSALGEVEGSTHQLVIQTPQDAEASLLHPGALLAHLDVVKAAASVTVHLFDITWRLKDMCYTPSVPNFDIHFIDQIFENMIPCAIITPLDCFWEGSKLLGPDFPVTIPQVGKKVRWTNLHPVNLMDHMKEYEPNFPYSTLEQHMKRAGISTGYQEKPCLNPKDPECPDSSPNKASGMAPDIGAELTGGCYGFAAKFMHWPEDLIVGGAKRNKTGHLQKAHALQTVIQLMGEKELFEFWSETYKVHHVAWSQEKAALVLETWQRRFSEEVKRHMSGEASPSILANYNIFAFSTATLNDILCKFSEPNFIKVAIAYVCMLVYASISLSRWQEPLRSQLSVGIAGILLVTVTVAAGLGLCAVLGIAFNATTTQIVPFLALGLGIDNMFLLTYTYAEQSNNESHFDEQIGVLLKKTGLGMLLSSLSKVLTFLVAALVPIPALRVFSLQATILSLFHLGTMLLVFPAVLSLDLKRRRAGRSDVLCCCLPSPTTPRKHQTSEKLQTITRALPPDRQQTVTSVVAPASATASDGWGGSTHELLDKPKSLMESLVGDNCGWRGFGSWYAHYLLSPPVKFVAVVSMLAALVASVWGVTKLTDGLDLTDIVPYGTTENSFLAAQGRYFGFYNMYAVTGRDFEYPTNQRLLYEYHEAFMRVQSVIKNDNGGLPEFWLGLFRDWLIGLQKAFDRDWKNGCIVQEWWFKNASYEGILAYKLLVQTGHVDNPIDRSQVTQMRLVDNDGIINPKAFYNYLSAWVTNDALAYGASQANLRPEPKEWYHVPSDFELKIPKSAPLVYTQLPFYLHGLSDTTEITKAIRQVRDLCQRFEARGLPNFPSGIPFLFWEQYLMLRQTLGIALLGALAAVFVVVSVLLVNVRAAVVVTVSIAAMVLQLLGLMGALGIKLSAIPAVLLIISVGIGAHFTVHICVSFLTCIGRRDRRVRLAVDHMFTPVMQGGLAILLSVGMLALSEFEFVVRYFFYILIALTGVGLVNGLFFFPVMLSLVGPEAEVIPLTHPDRISTPSPEPVRRVHAPKCRVAPPPRRHAPVHQCHREPSLTTITEEASWHSQTHEQMESTQTIVVEPEFVVETTTCTHPHMSGSGSDSSSSGHRDSPQPSSQPHVTTKVTATAKVKVEVHTPLSSGMDKSRHSRRHSRDSSSDSSSSSRHS
- the LOC124354611 gene encoding protein patched isoform X2 → MIWSITAKLWAYSPFPPLGKAEGRRTALWFRARLQSQLFQLGCFLHRHAGKVLFVAILVLSSFCVGLKSAVIHSRAEQLWVEEGGRLETELRYSQSALGEVEGSTHQLVIQTPQDAEASLLHPGALLAHLDVVKAAASVTVHLFDITWRLKDMCYTPSVPNFDIHFIDQIFENMIPCAIITPLDCFWEGSKLLGPDFPVTIPQVGKKVRWTNLHPVNLMDHMKEYEPNFPYSTLEQHMKRAGISTGYQEKPCLNPKDPECPDSSPNKASGMAPDIGAELTGGCYGFAAKFMHWPEDLIVGGAKRNKTGHLQKAHALQTVIQLMGEKELFEFWSETYKVHHVAWSQEKAALVLETWQRRFSEEVKRHMSGEASPSILANYNIFAFSTATLNDILCKFSEPNFIKVAIAYVCMLVYASISLSRWQEPLRSQLSVGIAGILLVTVTVAAGLGLCAVLGIAFNATTTQIVPFLALGLGIDNMFLLTYTYAEQSNNESHFDEQIGVLLKKTGLGMLLSSLSKVLTFLVAALVPIPALRVFSLQATILSLFHLGTMLLVFPAVLSLDLKRRRAGRSDVLCCCLPSPTTPRKHQTSEKLQTITRALPPDRQQTVTSVVAPASATASDGWGGSTHELLDKPKSLMESLVGDNCGWRGFGSWYAHYLLSPPVKFVAVVSMLAALVASVWGVTKLTDGLDLTDIVPYGTTENSFLAAQGRYFGFYNMYAVTGRDFEYPTNQRLLYEYHEAFMRVQSVIKNDNGGLPEFWLGLFRDWLIGLQKAFDRDWKNGCIVQEWWFKNASYEGILAYKLLVQTGHVDNPIDRSQVTQMRLVDNDGIINPKAFYNYLSAWVTNDALAYGASQANLRPEPKEWYHVPSDFELKIPKSAPLVYTQLPFYLHGLSDTTEITKAIRQVRDLCQRFEARGLPNFPSGIPFLFWEQYLMLRQTLGIALLGALAAVFVVVSVLLVNVRAAVVVTVSIAAMVLQLLGLMGALGIKLSAIPAVLLIISVGIGAHFTVHICVSFLTCIGRRDRRVRLAVDHMFTPVMQGGLAILLSVGMLALSEFEFVVRYFFYILIALTGVGLVNGLFFFPVMLSLVGPEAEVIPLTHPDRISTPSPEPVRRVHAPKCRVAPPPRRHAPVHQCHREPSLTTITEEASWHSQTHEQMESTQTIVVEPEFVVETTTCTHPHMSGSGSDSSSSGHRDSPQPSSQPHVTTKVTATAKVKVEVHTPLSSGMDKSRHSRRHSRDSSSDSSSSSRHS